Proteins encoded in a region of the Diabrotica virgifera virgifera chromosome 4, PGI_DIABVI_V3a genome:
- the LOC126883670 gene encoding E3 SUMO-protein ligase KIAA1586-like, with amino-acid sequence MGAFKKEHVSLSHEWRTFQVSCYGSNRTNQLKSLRKKIIEHKQSKAHSTAQAIVESSHKNPITQLVDSANTAHMESTKAIFRSAYYIAKNDRPYNDHFGLLELQKLNGVDIGVVLHSRYSAVEIIDHISKEMKLRILNKVKEVSGKISIIIDESTSISSKSVLIIYLKCEISKEKSPNILFLDLVELPDQRAESVFNSILKCLEQYGFDNGYLKQNLVSFTSDGASVMLGKHSGVAKRFSTLYPDIIVWHCLNHRLELAIGDAVSEVAGVNHFQIFMDKLYSLYSASPKNKRELKDCAQELDIQMNKIGRVLSTRWVASSFRTVSAVWFGFQALANHFSKAINDPDRTSTEKSKYSGLLNRLTSQSFLLNLAFMFDILAELALLSESLENRNTSIVYADKLINRSVRYLEHLKEKPGTKVLEAQIAIKEGNFASVVLKTNPKIVSFNGQQLISSVINNLKQRMFVTTFDGEAQYEDLINSFKVLEPEYWPTCIPPSFGQTQVEQLCKRFKLNVNKAVSAYRDYLDNSRQVPDGLQELLNCTKIIPCSSADCERGFSCMNNMVTPSRNALTVAHVSSLMFIKIQGPPLQEWQPETYVTKWLRSHRSADDSRTRVAENPKKNAKKDAFWHLL; translated from the coding sequence ATGGGTGCTTTTAAGAAAGAACACGTTTCTTTAAGTCATGAGTGGCGCACATTTCAAGTTAGCTGTTACGGCTCAAACCGAACTAACCAGCTCAAATcacttagaaaaaaaattatagagcacAAACAGTCCAAAGCACATAGTACTGCTCAGGCCATTGTTGAATCCTCTCATAAAAATCCTATTACGCAATTAGTTGATTCTGCAAATACAGCTCACATGGAATCAACTAAAGCTATTTTTAGGTCAGCTTACTACATAGCTAAGAACGACCGACCATATAACGATCATTTCGGTTTATTAGAACTTCAAAAACTAAATGGAGTAGATATCGGTGTAGTCCTTCATTCAAGATACAGTGCTGTAGAAATTATTGATCATATATCAAAAGAGATGAAGTTAAGAATATTGAATAAGGTTAAGGAAGTTTCTGGGAAAATTTCTATCATTATTGATGAATCCACCAGCATAAGTTCAAAGTCAGTACTCATAATTTATTTGAAGTGTGAAATAAGTAAAGAAAAGTCCCCTAACATTTTGTTCTTAGATCTAGTTGAACTTCCTGATCAAAGGGCCGAATCTGTTTTTAACAGTATACTTAAGTGCCTTGAACAATATGGGTTTGACAATGGTTATTTAAAACAGAACTTAGTTTCTTTCACAAGTGACGGGGCTAGTGTTATGTTAGGGAAACACTCAGGAGTGGCAAAGAGGTTTTCAACTTTGTACCCTGATATAATCGTTTGGCACTGTTTAAATCACAGATTGGAATTGGCTATTGGGGACGCAGTCAGCGAAGTGGCCGGAGTGAATCATTTCCAGATATTTATGGACAAACTGTACTCGCTGTACAGCGCCTCTCCAAAAAACAAGCGTGAGTTAAAAGACTGTGCACAAGAACTTGACATTCAGATGAACAAAATCGGAAGAGTGTTGAGCACAAGATGGGTAGCCAGTAGCTTTCGTACCGTTTCGGCTGTGTGGTTTGGCTTTCAAGCTTTGGCAAACCATTTCTCTAAAGCCATAAACGATCCTGACAGAACATCGACTGAAAAAAGCAAATATAGTGGTTTATTAAATAGGCTAACATCTCAGAGTTTTCTACTAAACTTGGCCTTTATGTTTGACATTCTTGCTGAATTGGCTTTGTTATCAGAGAGCTTAGAGAATAGAAACACTTCTATTGTGTATGCAGACAAACTGATAAACAGATCCGTAAGATATTTAGAGCACTTAAAGGAGAAGCCAGGCACGAAAGTTCTGGAAGCACAAATCGCCATAAAAGAAGGAAATTTTGCATCAGTTGTGTTAAAAACTAATCCAAAAATTGTATCGTTCAATGGACAGCAACTTATTTCTAGTGTTATAAATAACCTAAAGCAAAGAATGTTTGTCACCACATTTGATGGGGAAGCCCAATATGAAGATCTTATAAACTCTTTTAAAGTATTAGAACCTGAGTATTGGCCAACCTGCATTCCACCAAGTTTTGGTCAAACTCAAGTAGAGCAACTGTGCAAGAGATTTAAATTGAACGTCAACAAAGCTGTCTCTGCCTACAGAGACTATTTGGACAACAGCCGACAAGTGCCTGATGGATTGCAAGAACTGTTAAACTGCACTAAAATAATACCTTGCAGCTCAGCTGATTGTGAACGGGGTTTCAGTTGTATGAACAATATGGTTACACCATCAAGAAACGCTTTGACTGTTGCTCATGTATCATCATTGATGTTCATAAAAATCCAAGGTCCACCTCTCCAAGAATGGCAGCCTGAGACGTACGTCACTAAATGGCTGAGGAGCCACCGGTCTGCAGACGATTCCAGGACAAGAGTTGCAGAAAACCCAAAAAAGAACGCAAAGAAGGATGCATTTTGGCACTTACTTTGA